A window from Gasterosteus aculeatus chromosome 14, fGasAcu3.hap1.1, whole genome shotgun sequence encodes these proteins:
- the clip1b gene encoding restin isoform X3, producing the protein MSTSGKVSGLKPPSKIVRPSGGSSKTSPSSVSPRPVPPENPPGQAASPTQDGSADFQPGERVWVNGSKPGQVRFVGATQFAPGQWAGVVLDEPIGKNDGSVAGVRYFQCEDGKGIFTRPSKLSKTALPETEANGGNASPGAEGAEGAPVTGEPAPAGAICAAAGSGMKTSAALNRMLTSSESVSNVSDTESMKKKRELRLGDRVLVGGNKAGVVRFLGETDFAKGGWCGVELDEPLGKNDGAVAGTRYFQCTSRYGLFAPAHKVTRIGFPCTTPTKAKSSRRMSALKRSPSASSISSLSSATSSISGKPSRAGLLTETSARYARKISGTTALQEALKEKQQHIEQLLAERDLERCEVAKATSHAGEVQQEMVLLRKGRDQYAVEMEEKLDQLRSLVEAADRDKVELLNQLEEEKRRVEDLQFSVEEACITRGDLEVATVSERSRIMELEREVADLQLRLRASQQKEDAASLSQQQISRLKAQAQAQEKKISELSVDAESRQKELQSAQREKNSLGQQLTELRLKLEAAEEEGGRTARTTRELQQSVERSKSDVQALREESRIRAEQLLQAKEKSERTSLSLEKLTNEKETLETQLEALKQQSSRYQEERSVSEESHRLEVLCKEIEELNTSQKSPPLDEHTEDRPSQQPDMKTRGSVCGPATDRGANSQRSTGDKDQELESLRKEIAVLRGESAVAKTLQAAVEALEGDKARLRSRVHGLEQRLMGTRASEGGDREAPPSGEEARIDLFLSDASAGDAAMEQLREEKEFAEGQINFLNSVIVDLQRKNEELKVKLKKLALAEFNGTDGADGSHEGASKQAEKKATPRLFCDICDRFDLHDTEDCPTQAQSPDAVPHTAYHGKRADERPYCDICEAFGHATESCNDDQTF; encoded by the exons ATGAGTACATCAGGGAAGGTCAGCGGGCTCAAACCCCCGAGCAAAATAGTCCGTCCGTCTGGGGGGTCGTCCAAGACGTCCCCGTCCTCCG TCTCCCCGAGGCCGGTTCCTCCCGAGAACCCCCCCGGCCAGGCCGCCTCCCCGACCCAGGACGGGAGCGCCGACTTCCAGCCGGGCGAGCGGGTCTGGGTCAACGGCAGCAAGCCCGGCCAGGTGCGCTTCGTGGGGGCCACGCAGTTCGCCCCGGGGCAGTGGGCGGGCGTCGTGCTCGACGAGCCCATCGGGAAGAACGACGGGTCCGTGGCGGGGGTCCGCTACTTCCAGTGCGAGGATGGGAAGGGGATATTCACGCGGCCCTCCAAGCTGTCCAAGACCGCGCTCCCGGAGACGGAGGCCAACGGGGGCAACGCCAGTCcgggggcggagggggcggagggggccCCCGTTACGGGCGAGCCCGCGCCCGCCGGCGCCATCTGTGCAG cgGCGGGGAGCGGCATGAAGACGAGCGCCGCTCTGAACCGAATGCTCACATCCAGCGAGTCGGTGTCCAACGTCTCCGACACGGAGTCCATGAAGAAGAAGCGGGAGCTGAGGCTGGGAGACCGCGTGCTG GTGGGCGGTAACAAGGCCGGCGTGGTGCGCTTCCTCGGGGAGACGGACTTCGCAAAGGGAGGCTGGTGCGGCGTGGAGCTGGACGAAccgctcggcaagaacgacggCGCCGTGGCGGGGACCAG GTACTTCCAGTGCACGTCCCGGTACGGCCTGTTCGCTCCCGCCCACAAGGTGACGCGCATCGGCTTCCCGTGCACCACGCCGACCAAGGCCAAGAGCTCGCGGAGGATGTCGGCCCTCAAGAGGAGCCCCAGcgcctcctccatcagctcgcTCAGCTCCgccacctcctccatcagcggCAAGCCCAGCCGGGCGGGACTG CTGACGGAGACGTCCGCTCGCTACGCCCGCAAGATCTCCGGCACCACGGCGCTGCAGGAGGCGctgaaggagaagcagcagcacatcGAGCAGCTGCTGGCGGAGCGAGACCTGGAGAGGTGCGAGGTGGCGAAGGCCACGAGCCACGCGGGGGAGGTGCAGCAGGAGATGGTCCTGCTGAGGAAAGGACGCGATCAG TACGcggtggagatggaggagaagttgGATCAGCTGCgctcgctggtggaggcggcCGATCGGGACAAAGTGGAGCTGCTcaaccagctggaggaggagaagag GAGGGTGGAGGACCTGCAGTTCAGTGTGGAGGAGGCCTGCATCACCAGAGGAGACCTGGAG gtggCCACGGTGTCGGAGCGCTCCAGGATCatggagctggagagggaggtggcCGACCTCCAGCTCCGGCTGCGGGCGTCCCAGCAGAAGGAGGACGCGGCGTCCCTGTCCCAGCAGCAGATCAGCCGGCTGAAGGCCCAGGCTCAGGCTCAGGAGAAGAAG ATCAGCGAGCTGAGCGTGGACGCAGAGAGCCGGCAGAAGGAGCTCCAGTCCGCGCAGCGCGAGAAGAACTCGCTGGGACAGCAGCTGACCGAGCTG AGACTGAAGCTGGAGGCCGCCGAGGAGGAGGGCGGCCGGACGGCGAGGACCACGAGAG agctgcagcagagcgTCGAGCGGTCGAAGAGCGACGTCCAGGCGCTGAGAGAGGAGAGTCGGATCAGAgcggagcagctgctgcag GCTAAAGAAAAGTCTGAAAGGACGTCCCTCTCGCTCGAGAAGCTGACCAATGAGAAGGAGACGCTGGAGACGCAG CTGGAGGCTTTGAAGCAGCAGAGCTCCAGATACCAGGAGGAGCGGAGTGTGTCCGAGGAGAGTCATCGACTTGAGGTCCTCTGCAAAGAAAT cGAGGAGCTCAACACCTCCCAGAAGTCTCCGCCCCTCGACGAG cacACTGAGGACCGTCCCAGTCAGCAGCCGGACATGAAGACCCG AGGGAGCGTCTGCGGCCCGGCCACCGACAGGGGAGCAAACTCCCAGAGATCCACCGGAGACAAAGACCAGGAGCTGGAGTCTCTGAGGAAGGAG ATCGCCGTGCTGCGAGGAGAGAGCGCCGTGGCCAAGACGCTGCAGGCGGccgtggaggcgctggagggaGACAAGGCCAGGCTGCGGAGCCGCGTCCACGGCCTGGAGCAAAGGCTCATGGGAACGCGGGCGTCGGAGGGAGGAGACCGGGAGGCTCCGCCCTCGGGTGAGGAGGCGAGGATCGACCTCTTCCTCAGCGATGCCTCCGCGGGTGATGCGGCTATGGagcagctgagggaggagaaggagttcGCTGAGGGGCAG ATCAACTTCCTGAACAGCGTGATCGTGGACCTCCAGCGGAAGAACGAGGAGCTGAAGGTCAAACTGAAGAAGCTCGCGCTGGCCGAGTTCAACGGCACCGACGGCGCCGACGG CTCGCACGAGGGCGCGTCCAAGCAGGCGGAGAAGAAGGCCACGCCGCGCCTCTTCTGCGACATCTGCGACCGCTTCGACCTCCACGACACGGAGGACTGTCCCACGCAGGCGCAGAGCCCCGACGCCGTCCCCCACACCGCCTACCACGGCAAGCGGGCCGACGAGAGGCCCTACTGCGACATCTGCGAGGCCTTCGGCCACGCCACCGAGTCCTGCAACGACGACCAGACCTTCTAG
- the clip1b gene encoding restin isoform X1, with translation MSTSGKVSGLKPPSKIVRPSGGSSKTSPSSVSPRPVPPENPPGQAASPTQDGSADFQPGERVWVNGSKPGQVRFVGATQFAPGQWAGVVLDEPIGKNDGSVAGVRYFQCEDGKGIFTRPSKLSKTALPETEANGGNASPGAEGAEGAPVTGEPAPAGAICAAAGSGMKTSAALNRMLTSSESVSNVSDTESMKKKRELRLGDRVLVGGNKAGVVRFLGETDFAKGGWCGVELDEPLGKNDGAVAGTRYFQCTSRYGLFAPAHKVTRIGFPCTTPTKAKSSRRMSALKRSPSASSISSLSSATSSISGKPSRAGLLTETSARYARKISGTTALQEALKEKQQHIEQLLAERDLERCEVAKATSHAGEVQQEMVLLRKGRDQYAVEMEEKLDQLRSLVEAADRDKVELLNQLEEEKRRVEDLQFSVEEACITRGDLETQSRLEHAHIKELEQSLLFEKTKAEKLQRDLEDTRVATVSERSRIMELEREVADLQLRLRASQQKEDAASLSQQQISRLKAQAQAQEKKISELSVDAESRQKELQSAQREKNSLGQQLTELRLKLEAAEEEGGRTARTTRELQQSVERSKSDVQALREESRIRAEQLLQAKEKSERTSLSLEKLTNEKETLETQLEALKQQSSRYQEERSVSEESHRLEVLCKEIEELNTSQKSPPLDEHTEDRPSQQPDMKTRGSVCGPATDRGANSQRSTGDKDQELESLRKEIAVLRGESAVAKTLQAAVEALEGDKARLRSRVHGLEQRLMGTRASEGGDREAPPSGEEARIDLFLSDASAGDAAMEQLREEKEFAEGQINFLNSVIVDLQRKNEELKVKLKKLALAEFNGTDGADGSHEGASKQAEKKATPRLFCDICDRFDLHDTEDCPTQAQSPDAVPHTAYHGKRADERPYCDICEAFGHATESCNDDQTF, from the exons ATGAGTACATCAGGGAAGGTCAGCGGGCTCAAACCCCCGAGCAAAATAGTCCGTCCGTCTGGGGGGTCGTCCAAGACGTCCCCGTCCTCCG TCTCCCCGAGGCCGGTTCCTCCCGAGAACCCCCCCGGCCAGGCCGCCTCCCCGACCCAGGACGGGAGCGCCGACTTCCAGCCGGGCGAGCGGGTCTGGGTCAACGGCAGCAAGCCCGGCCAGGTGCGCTTCGTGGGGGCCACGCAGTTCGCCCCGGGGCAGTGGGCGGGCGTCGTGCTCGACGAGCCCATCGGGAAGAACGACGGGTCCGTGGCGGGGGTCCGCTACTTCCAGTGCGAGGATGGGAAGGGGATATTCACGCGGCCCTCCAAGCTGTCCAAGACCGCGCTCCCGGAGACGGAGGCCAACGGGGGCAACGCCAGTCcgggggcggagggggcggagggggccCCCGTTACGGGCGAGCCCGCGCCCGCCGGCGCCATCTGTGCAG cgGCGGGGAGCGGCATGAAGACGAGCGCCGCTCTGAACCGAATGCTCACATCCAGCGAGTCGGTGTCCAACGTCTCCGACACGGAGTCCATGAAGAAGAAGCGGGAGCTGAGGCTGGGAGACCGCGTGCTG GTGGGCGGTAACAAGGCCGGCGTGGTGCGCTTCCTCGGGGAGACGGACTTCGCAAAGGGAGGCTGGTGCGGCGTGGAGCTGGACGAAccgctcggcaagaacgacggCGCCGTGGCGGGGACCAG GTACTTCCAGTGCACGTCCCGGTACGGCCTGTTCGCTCCCGCCCACAAGGTGACGCGCATCGGCTTCCCGTGCACCACGCCGACCAAGGCCAAGAGCTCGCGGAGGATGTCGGCCCTCAAGAGGAGCCCCAGcgcctcctccatcagctcgcTCAGCTCCgccacctcctccatcagcggCAAGCCCAGCCGGGCGGGACTG CTGACGGAGACGTCCGCTCGCTACGCCCGCAAGATCTCCGGCACCACGGCGCTGCAGGAGGCGctgaaggagaagcagcagcacatcGAGCAGCTGCTGGCGGAGCGAGACCTGGAGAGGTGCGAGGTGGCGAAGGCCACGAGCCACGCGGGGGAGGTGCAGCAGGAGATGGTCCTGCTGAGGAAAGGACGCGATCAG TACGcggtggagatggaggagaagttgGATCAGCTGCgctcgctggtggaggcggcCGATCGGGACAAAGTGGAGCTGCTcaaccagctggaggaggagaagag GAGGGTGGAGGACCTGCAGTTCAGTGTGGAGGAGGCCTGCATCACCAGAGGAGACCTGGAG ACGCAGAGCAGACTGGAGCATGCCCACATTAAGGAGCTCGAGCAGAGCCTGCTCTTTGAAAAGACCAAAGCTGAAAAACTCCAGAGGGATTTAGAGGACACTAGG gtggCCACGGTGTCGGAGCGCTCCAGGATCatggagctggagagggaggtggcCGACCTCCAGCTCCGGCTGCGGGCGTCCCAGCAGAAGGAGGACGCGGCGTCCCTGTCCCAGCAGCAGATCAGCCGGCTGAAGGCCCAGGCTCAGGCTCAGGAGAAGAAG ATCAGCGAGCTGAGCGTGGACGCAGAGAGCCGGCAGAAGGAGCTCCAGTCCGCGCAGCGCGAGAAGAACTCGCTGGGACAGCAGCTGACCGAGCTG AGACTGAAGCTGGAGGCCGCCGAGGAGGAGGGCGGCCGGACGGCGAGGACCACGAGAG agctgcagcagagcgTCGAGCGGTCGAAGAGCGACGTCCAGGCGCTGAGAGAGGAGAGTCGGATCAGAgcggagcagctgctgcag GCTAAAGAAAAGTCTGAAAGGACGTCCCTCTCGCTCGAGAAGCTGACCAATGAGAAGGAGACGCTGGAGACGCAG CTGGAGGCTTTGAAGCAGCAGAGCTCCAGATACCAGGAGGAGCGGAGTGTGTCCGAGGAGAGTCATCGACTTGAGGTCCTCTGCAAAGAAAT cGAGGAGCTCAACACCTCCCAGAAGTCTCCGCCCCTCGACGAG cacACTGAGGACCGTCCCAGTCAGCAGCCGGACATGAAGACCCG AGGGAGCGTCTGCGGCCCGGCCACCGACAGGGGAGCAAACTCCCAGAGATCCACCGGAGACAAAGACCAGGAGCTGGAGTCTCTGAGGAAGGAG ATCGCCGTGCTGCGAGGAGAGAGCGCCGTGGCCAAGACGCTGCAGGCGGccgtggaggcgctggagggaGACAAGGCCAGGCTGCGGAGCCGCGTCCACGGCCTGGAGCAAAGGCTCATGGGAACGCGGGCGTCGGAGGGAGGAGACCGGGAGGCTCCGCCCTCGGGTGAGGAGGCGAGGATCGACCTCTTCCTCAGCGATGCCTCCGCGGGTGATGCGGCTATGGagcagctgagggaggagaaggagttcGCTGAGGGGCAG ATCAACTTCCTGAACAGCGTGATCGTGGACCTCCAGCGGAAGAACGAGGAGCTGAAGGTCAAACTGAAGAAGCTCGCGCTGGCCGAGTTCAACGGCACCGACGGCGCCGACGG CTCGCACGAGGGCGCGTCCAAGCAGGCGGAGAAGAAGGCCACGCCGCGCCTCTTCTGCGACATCTGCGACCGCTTCGACCTCCACGACACGGAGGACTGTCCCACGCAGGCGCAGAGCCCCGACGCCGTCCCCCACACCGCCTACCACGGCAAGCGGGCCGACGAGAGGCCCTACTGCGACATCTGCGAGGCCTTCGGCCACGCCACCGAGTCCTGCAACGACGACCAGACCTTCTAG
- the clip1b gene encoding restin isoform X2 → MSTSGKVSGLKPPSKIVRPSGGSSKTSPSSVSPRPVPPENPPGQAASPTQDGSADFQPGERVWVNGSKPGQVRFVGATQFAPGQWAGVVLDEPIGKNDGSVAGVRYFQCEDGKGIFTRPSKLSKTALPETEANGGNASPGAEGAEGAPVTGEPAPAGAICAAAGSGMKTSAALNRMLTSSESVSNVSDTESMKKKRELRLGDRVLVGGNKAGVVRFLGETDFAKGGWCGVELDEPLGKNDGAVAGTRYFQCTSRYGLFAPAHKVTRIGFPCTTPTKAKSSRRMSALKRSPSASSISSLSSATSSISGKPSRAGLLTETSARYARKISGTTALQEALKEKQQHIEQLLAERDLERCEVAKATSHAGEVQQEMVLLRKGRDQYAVEMEEKLDQLRSLVEAADRDKVELLNQLEEEKRRVEDLQFSVEEACITRGDLEVATVSERSRIMELEREVADLQLRLRASQQKEDAASLSQQQISRLKAQAQAQEKKISELSVDAESRQKELQSAQREKNSLGQQLTELVRRKDALDACRVCENSGVHFSPLLRFQRLKLEAAEEEGGRTARTTRELQQSVERSKSDVQALREESRIRAEQLLQAKEKSERTSLSLEKLTNEKETLETQLEALKQQSSRYQEERSVSEESHRLEVLCKEIEELNTSQKSPPLDEHTEDRPSQQPDMKTRGSVCGPATDRGANSQRSTGDKDQELESLRKEIAVLRGESAVAKTLQAAVEALEGDKARLRSRVHGLEQRLMGTRASEGGDREAPPSGEEARIDLFLSDASAGDAAMEQLREEKEFAEGQINFLNSVIVDLQRKNEELKVKLKKLALAEFNGTDGADGSHEGASKQAEKKATPRLFCDICDRFDLHDTEDCPTQAQSPDAVPHTAYHGKRADERPYCDICEAFGHATESCNDDQTF, encoded by the exons ATGAGTACATCAGGGAAGGTCAGCGGGCTCAAACCCCCGAGCAAAATAGTCCGTCCGTCTGGGGGGTCGTCCAAGACGTCCCCGTCCTCCG TCTCCCCGAGGCCGGTTCCTCCCGAGAACCCCCCCGGCCAGGCCGCCTCCCCGACCCAGGACGGGAGCGCCGACTTCCAGCCGGGCGAGCGGGTCTGGGTCAACGGCAGCAAGCCCGGCCAGGTGCGCTTCGTGGGGGCCACGCAGTTCGCCCCGGGGCAGTGGGCGGGCGTCGTGCTCGACGAGCCCATCGGGAAGAACGACGGGTCCGTGGCGGGGGTCCGCTACTTCCAGTGCGAGGATGGGAAGGGGATATTCACGCGGCCCTCCAAGCTGTCCAAGACCGCGCTCCCGGAGACGGAGGCCAACGGGGGCAACGCCAGTCcgggggcggagggggcggagggggccCCCGTTACGGGCGAGCCCGCGCCCGCCGGCGCCATCTGTGCAG cgGCGGGGAGCGGCATGAAGACGAGCGCCGCTCTGAACCGAATGCTCACATCCAGCGAGTCGGTGTCCAACGTCTCCGACACGGAGTCCATGAAGAAGAAGCGGGAGCTGAGGCTGGGAGACCGCGTGCTG GTGGGCGGTAACAAGGCCGGCGTGGTGCGCTTCCTCGGGGAGACGGACTTCGCAAAGGGAGGCTGGTGCGGCGTGGAGCTGGACGAAccgctcggcaagaacgacggCGCCGTGGCGGGGACCAG GTACTTCCAGTGCACGTCCCGGTACGGCCTGTTCGCTCCCGCCCACAAGGTGACGCGCATCGGCTTCCCGTGCACCACGCCGACCAAGGCCAAGAGCTCGCGGAGGATGTCGGCCCTCAAGAGGAGCCCCAGcgcctcctccatcagctcgcTCAGCTCCgccacctcctccatcagcggCAAGCCCAGCCGGGCGGGACTG CTGACGGAGACGTCCGCTCGCTACGCCCGCAAGATCTCCGGCACCACGGCGCTGCAGGAGGCGctgaaggagaagcagcagcacatcGAGCAGCTGCTGGCGGAGCGAGACCTGGAGAGGTGCGAGGTGGCGAAGGCCACGAGCCACGCGGGGGAGGTGCAGCAGGAGATGGTCCTGCTGAGGAAAGGACGCGATCAG TACGcggtggagatggaggagaagttgGATCAGCTGCgctcgctggtggaggcggcCGATCGGGACAAAGTGGAGCTGCTcaaccagctggaggaggagaagag GAGGGTGGAGGACCTGCAGTTCAGTGTGGAGGAGGCCTGCATCACCAGAGGAGACCTGGAG gtggCCACGGTGTCGGAGCGCTCCAGGATCatggagctggagagggaggtggcCGACCTCCAGCTCCGGCTGCGGGCGTCCCAGCAGAAGGAGGACGCGGCGTCCCTGTCCCAGCAGCAGATCAGCCGGCTGAAGGCCCAGGCTCAGGCTCAGGAGAAGAAG ATCAGCGAGCTGAGCGTGGACGCAGAGAGCCGGCAGAAGGAGCTCCAGTCCGCGCAGCGCGAGAAGAACTCGCTGGGACAGCAGCTGACCGAGCTGGTGAGGAGAAAAGATGCTCTGGACGCGTGTCGTGTTTGTGAGAATTCAGGGGTtcatttctctcctcttctccgctTTCAGAGACTGAAGCTGGAGGCCGCCGAGGAGGAGGGCGGCCGGACGGCGAGGACCACGAGAG agctgcagcagagcgTCGAGCGGTCGAAGAGCGACGTCCAGGCGCTGAGAGAGGAGAGTCGGATCAGAgcggagcagctgctgcag GCTAAAGAAAAGTCTGAAAGGACGTCCCTCTCGCTCGAGAAGCTGACCAATGAGAAGGAGACGCTGGAGACGCAG CTGGAGGCTTTGAAGCAGCAGAGCTCCAGATACCAGGAGGAGCGGAGTGTGTCCGAGGAGAGTCATCGACTTGAGGTCCTCTGCAAAGAAAT cGAGGAGCTCAACACCTCCCAGAAGTCTCCGCCCCTCGACGAG cacACTGAGGACCGTCCCAGTCAGCAGCCGGACATGAAGACCCG AGGGAGCGTCTGCGGCCCGGCCACCGACAGGGGAGCAAACTCCCAGAGATCCACCGGAGACAAAGACCAGGAGCTGGAGTCTCTGAGGAAGGAG ATCGCCGTGCTGCGAGGAGAGAGCGCCGTGGCCAAGACGCTGCAGGCGGccgtggaggcgctggagggaGACAAGGCCAGGCTGCGGAGCCGCGTCCACGGCCTGGAGCAAAGGCTCATGGGAACGCGGGCGTCGGAGGGAGGAGACCGGGAGGCTCCGCCCTCGGGTGAGGAGGCGAGGATCGACCTCTTCCTCAGCGATGCCTCCGCGGGTGATGCGGCTATGGagcagctgagggaggagaaggagttcGCTGAGGGGCAG ATCAACTTCCTGAACAGCGTGATCGTGGACCTCCAGCGGAAGAACGAGGAGCTGAAGGTCAAACTGAAGAAGCTCGCGCTGGCCGAGTTCAACGGCACCGACGGCGCCGACGG CTCGCACGAGGGCGCGTCCAAGCAGGCGGAGAAGAAGGCCACGCCGCGCCTCTTCTGCGACATCTGCGACCGCTTCGACCTCCACGACACGGAGGACTGTCCCACGCAGGCGCAGAGCCCCGACGCCGTCCCCCACACCGCCTACCACGGCAAGCGGGCCGACGAGAGGCCCTACTGCGACATCTGCGAGGCCTTCGGCCACGCCACCGAGTCCTGCAACGACGACCAGACCTTCTAG